In Lotus japonicus ecotype B-129 chromosome 5, LjGifu_v1.2, one genomic interval encodes:
- the LOC130716969 gene encoding probable small nuclear ribonucleoprotein F, which yields MATIPVNPKPFLNNLTGKPVIVKLKWGMEYKGYLVSVDSYMNLQLANTEEYIEGQFTGNLGEILIRCNNVLYLRGVPEDEEIEDAPED from the exons ATGGCG ACTATACCTGTTAATCCAAAGCCATTCTTGAACAATTTGACTGGGAAGCCAGTTATTGTCAAACTCAAGTGGGGAATGGAGTACAAGGGATATCTTGTTTCAGTTGACTCCTACATGAACTTGCAGCTGGCCAACACTGAAGAGTACATTGAGGGTCAGTTTACTGGAAATTTAGGAGAGATTTTAATCAG ATGCAACAACGTCCTCTACCTTCGTGGAGTACCAGAGGATGAAGAAATTGAAGATGCTCCAGAAGACTAG
- the LOC130716967 gene encoding uncharacterized protein At4g06744-like, which translates to MCSITVKLVSTLHILLLFLPFLMSAHDTNKNKGCNNNNSQVDKTTSVTTPCPKSTTVQATKAKTNALVFADQRLAVVYPVIQKFKSTITSDPLGVTKSWVGSDICSYRGFFCDNPPGNNSAIALASVDFNGFQLSAPSLDGFLDKLPDIALFHANSNKFSGTISPQITKLPYLYELDVSNNKLSGPFPNSVLGMKTLTFLDIRFNFFSGAVPPQIFTQDLEVLFINDNLFTQNLPDNLDNTHILLLTLANNKFKGPIPRSLPKALSTLTEVLFLNNQLTGCLPYEIGFLQEATVFDAGNNQLTGPLPFSLSCLEKVELLNLAGNLLFGMVPEVVCGELGNLVNFSLSDNYFTNVGPLCRILIQRGVLDVRNNCVPDLPFQRSVVECADFFAHPRMCPFMWSHSFIPCQLPFHQNSPATSIP; encoded by the coding sequence ATGTGTAGTATCACTGTAAAATTGGTCTCAACTTTGCACATCCTCTTGCTGTTTCTTCCTTTCCTCATGTCAGCACATGacacaaacaaaaacaaaggttgcaacaacaacaatagcCAAGTAGACAAAACAACATCAGTGACAACCCCATGTCCAAAATCAACAACAGTTCAAGCAACAAAAGCTAAAACAAATGCTTTGGTATTTGCAGATCAAAGACTTGCAGTAGTGTACCCAGTGATCCAAAAATTCAAGTCCACTATCACTTCAGATCCCTTAGGAGTAACCAAATCATGGGTAGGCTCAGATATATGCAGCTACAGAGGATTTTTCTGTGATAACCCACCAGGAAACAACTCTGCTATTGCTCTGGCTTCAGTTGACTTCAATGGTTTCCAGCTCAGTGCTCCTTCCCTTGATGGGTTTCTCGATAAACTCCCTGATATTGCTCTCTTCCATGCAAATTCCAACAAATTTTCAGGCACAATTTCCCCTCAAATCACCAAGCTCCCTTATCTGTATGAGCTTGATGTTAGcaacaacaaactttctggTCCATTTCCCAATTCTGTTCTAGGCATGAAAACTTTGACATTCTTGGATATCAGGTTTAATTTTTTCTCTGGGGCAGTCCCACCACAGATTTTCACACAGGACCTTGAAGTTCTCTTCATCAATGACAACCTTTTCACTCAGAATTTACCTGATAATCTTGACAACACTCATATTCTCTTGCTCACTTTGGCAAACAACAAGTTCAAGGGTCCAATTCCTAGAAGCCTTCCAAAAGCACTTTCAACTCTCACTGAAGTGCTTTTTCTGAATAACCAGCTCACAGGTTGTTTGCCTTATGAGATTGGGTTCCTTCAAGAGGCCACAGTGTTTGATGCTGGAAATAACCAGTTAACAGGTCCTTTACCATTTTCTTTGAGTTGTCTTGAGAAAGTGGAGCTTCTCAATTTGGCTGGTAATCTTTTGTTTGGGATGGTGCCAGAAGTGGTGTGTGGAGAGTTGGGGAATTTGGTTAACTTTTCACTGTCAGATAACTATTTTACCAATGTGGGGCCTCTGTGTAGGATCTTGATTCAGAGAGGAGTTCTTGATGTTAGAAACAATTGTGTTCCTGATCTTCCATTTCAGAGATCAGTGGTTGAGTGTGCAGATTTCTTTGCACACCCTAGGATGTGTCCCTTCATGTGGTCTCATAGTTTCATCCCTTGTCAGCTTCCTTTTCATCAAAACTCCCCAGCTACTTCAATTCCTTAG
- the LOC130720784 gene encoding probable WRKY transcription factor 7: MAIELITGYGGDSFEGRSSVRDNNAISVEEAASAGIHSVEKLMNMISEQKNHDQPQQEEQSNDNNGSELGTVVDMAVKRFREMISLLDKPRTGHARFRRAPPPTVQSVPLLQLQQTVEENSKPKTPFSSSLVKPEQGKTEQVSAFKAYCRTPLIRHPPPPLQNHHHHPLHQPLPPPEKNEARGSVNFSVSPSVSAANSYISTLTGESEGFQRPCRSSGFQITHVSLQGNSYMGKPPLSSNSMKRKCNSMEFPGIKCGSSSAQCHCSKKRKLKLKRVIRVAAISSKTADIPPDEYSWRKYGQKPIKGSPHPRGYYKCTSVRGCPARKHVERAVDDSNMLVVTYEGEHNHSHTASEVAANVGVPKSSS, translated from the exons ATGGCTATTGAGCTTATAACAGGTTATGGGGGTGATAGCTTTGAAGGTAGGAGCAGTGTCAGAGATAACAATGCAATTTCCGTGGAAGAAGCAGCTTCTGCTGGTATTCATAGCGTGGAGAAGCTCATGAATATGATTTCAGAACAGAAAAATCATGATCAACCTCAACAAGAAGAACAGAGTAATGATAACAATGGTTCTGAACTTGGAACTGTTGTTGACATGGCTGTGAAGAGGTTCAGAGAGATGATTTCTCTCCTTGACAAGCCAAGAACTGGTCACGCTCGTTTCAGAAGAGCTCCTCCACCAACAGTACAATCTGTTCCTCTTCTTCAATTGCAGCAAACGGTGGaggaaaattcaaaacccaaaacccctttttcttcttctcttgtgAAGCCAGAACAGGGGAAAACAGAGCAAGTCTCTGCTTTCAAGGCTTATTGCCGCACCCCACTTATACGCCACCCTCCTCCACCGCTGCaaaatcaccaccaccaccctttgCATCAACCTTTGCCACCGCCAGAGAAGAATGAAGCTCGTGGTTCTGTGAATTTTTCGGTTTCACCATCAGTTTCTGCTGCTAACTCGTATATCTCAACGTTAACAGGGGAGAGTGAAGGTTTTCAACGACCCTGTCGTTCTTCTGGGTTCCAGATTACTCATGTGTCCCTGCAAGGAAATTCTTATATGGGTAAACCGCCACTGTCTTCAAATTCTATGAAGAGGAAGTGCAATTCTATGGAATTTCCTGGTATCAAATGTGGATCTTCCTCTGCACAGTGTCATTGCTCCAAGAAAAG GAAATTGAAGTTGAAGCGAGTGATAAGAGTGGCAGCTATTAGTTCTAAAACTGCTGATATCCCACCTGATGAATATTCCTGGAGAAAATATGGACAGAAACCCATCAAGGGCTCTCCTCATCCTAG AGGTTATTACAAGTGCACCAGCGTGAGAGGATGCCCTGCACGCAAACATGTGGAGCGCGCTGTAGACGATTCCAACATGCTTGTGGTCACCTACGAAGGAGAACATAATCACTCGCACACAGCATCTGAGGTGGCTGCAAATGTTGGTGTTCCTAAATCATCGTCTTAG